A region from the Oceanidesulfovibrio marinus genome encodes:
- the mutL gene encoding DNA mismatch repair endonuclease MutL, with amino-acid sequence MTNDAIPTRRPIRELPPALRNQIAAGEVVERPASVLKELVENSLDARASRISVTLDRGGQGLVEVQDDGHGMGAEELELAVMRHATSKVATFEELLAVGSYGFRGEALASIASVSTFTIASSPDGESGHALEVVHGRLESSKPVAMQRGTRITVRELFTNVPARLKFLKTPATENRRCTEIFTRLALTRPEVDFRLESGGREVLRFLAGQTLRERLAVVWPPAVTEGLIQVHESAHGRRVYGLIGHPGSAQGRPDRILFAVNGRPVQDKLLLRAVRDAYSGRLLSREHPQVALFLELDPHEVDVNVHPAKAEVRFRDERAVFSLVRRAIVHGLEGSLPGAALGDRPLHTPAADSSSQGVAATSSAPDIPQEQRREPHAQPPERRPAALNESSASYAGSLTTPEPPPFTRSAPPLTPPRSSQPDRSQAPLPFAPAEVSSTEAPAVRDASHVGPGAAGRGFEYLGQVAATYLLLRLDHGGLAVLDQHAAHERVLFDKLRNARDAGSRPLAVPMELPLHPSEAQRFMELAVELERLGFSLVSEGAKLSIHAVPGGLSPAKAREFLQSCLAERVDDLSAVWAMLSCRMALKAGEPLAPDEAMALLEAWAGCEDRDYCPHGRPVLISWSPDDLAKLFKRRG; translated from the coding sequence ATGACCAACGACGCAATACCCACCCGACGCCCCATCCGCGAACTGCCCCCGGCCCTGCGCAACCAGATTGCCGCGGGCGAGGTGGTGGAGCGCCCGGCCAGCGTGCTCAAGGAGCTGGTGGAGAACAGCCTGGACGCGCGGGCCTCGCGCATCTCGGTTACCCTGGATCGTGGCGGGCAGGGGCTCGTGGAGGTCCAGGACGACGGCCACGGCATGGGCGCCGAGGAGCTGGAGCTGGCCGTGATGCGCCATGCCACCAGCAAGGTGGCCACCTTTGAGGAGCTTCTGGCCGTGGGCAGCTACGGCTTCCGCGGCGAGGCCCTGGCCTCCATCGCCTCGGTCTCCACCTTCACTATCGCCTCCAGTCCGGACGGCGAGTCGGGCCACGCCCTGGAGGTGGTGCACGGCCGGCTGGAGTCCAGCAAGCCCGTAGCCATGCAACGCGGCACGCGCATCACCGTGCGAGAGCTCTTCACCAACGTCCCGGCGCGGCTCAAGTTCCTCAAGACCCCGGCCACCGAGAACCGCCGCTGCACCGAGATCTTCACCCGCCTGGCCCTGACCCGGCCCGAGGTCGACTTCCGGCTGGAATCCGGCGGCCGCGAGGTGCTGCGCTTCCTGGCCGGGCAGACCCTGCGCGAGCGGCTGGCCGTGGTCTGGCCGCCTGCCGTCACCGAAGGGCTCATCCAGGTGCACGAGTCGGCGCACGGCCGCCGTGTGTACGGGCTCATCGGCCACCCCGGATCGGCCCAGGGCCGGCCCGACCGCATCCTCTTTGCCGTCAACGGACGGCCGGTGCAGGACAAGCTCCTGCTGCGCGCCGTGCGCGACGCCTACTCCGGCCGGCTGCTCTCGCGCGAGCATCCGCAGGTGGCGCTCTTTCTGGAGCTCGACCCGCACGAGGTGGACGTGAACGTGCACCCGGCCAAGGCCGAGGTGCGCTTCCGCGACGAACGCGCCGTCTTCTCCCTGGTGCGGCGGGCCATTGTCCACGGGCTGGAGGGCTCCCTGCCCGGCGCGGCCCTGGGCGACCGTCCTCTGCACACACCTGCCGCAGATTCCTCTTCCCAGGGCGTCGCAGCCACATCCTCGGCGCCAGACATCCCGCAGGAGCAACGTCGCGAGCCCCACGCCCAACCGCCAGAGCGTCGACCGGCCGCCCTCAACGAGTCCTCGGCCAGCTATGCCGGCTCCCTGACCACGCCGGAGCCGCCACCGTTTACGCGCAGCGCGCCACCGCTCACGCCGCCGCGTTCATCGCAGCCGGATCGCTCCCAGGCGCCGCTGCCCTTTGCCCCTGCCGAGGTTTCTTCCACAGAGGCCCCTGCGGTGCGTGACGCGAGCCACGTCGGGCCCGGCGCTGCCGGCCGCGGGTTCGAGTACCTCGGGCAGGTGGCTGCCACCTATTTGCTGCTGCGTCTGGATCACGGCGGATTGGCCGTGCTGGATCAGCACGCCGCGCACGAACGCGTGCTCTTCGACAAGCTTCGCAACGCCAGGGACGCGGGCTCCCGGCCATTGGCCGTGCCCATGGAGCTGCCCCTGCACCCGTCCGAGGCGCAACGGTTCATGGAGCTTGCCGTGGAGCTGGAGCGGCTCGGCTTCTCACTCGTGTCCGAGGGCGCCAAGCTCTCCATCCACGCCGTTCCCGGCGGTCTCTCCCCGGCCAAGGCGCGCGAGTTTCTGCAGTCCTGCCTCGCCGAGCGCGTGGACGACCTCTCGGCCGTCTGGGCCATGCTCTCCTGCCGCATGGCGCTCAAGGCCGGCGAGCCTTTGGCTCCGGACGAGGCCATGGCCCTGCTCGAAGCCTGGGCCGGCTGCGAGGACCGCGACTACTGCCCCCATGGCCGGCCCGTGCTCATCTCCTGGAGCCCGGACGATCTTGCCAAGCTTTTCAAACGCCGCGGCTGA